From Pararhodobacter zhoushanensis, the proteins below share one genomic window:
- a CDS encoding thiolase family protein gives MSEVVIIGAARTPMGGFQGVFSGVTAAELGGVAIAAALESAGTPPDRVEELLMGCVLPAGQGQAPARQAGFKAGLGEDVPATTLNKMCGSGMKAVMVAHDQIALGQTGIMVAGGMESMTESPYLLPKMRAGARLGHGQVIDHMFLDGLEDAYDKGRLMGTFAEDCADTYHFSREAQDDYALGSLTNALSAQANGAFDGEIAAVTIHTRKGEVTITQDEQPGKAQPAKIPTLKPAFRKDGTVTAANSSSISDGAAALVLASRDAAETHGAPIRAILRGHASHAQAPAWFSTAPVPAARKLLDQLGWSVADVDLWEVNEAFAVVPMAFMQELGIDRDIINVNGGACALGHPIGASGARIIVTLLHALENRGLKRGIAAICIGGGEGTAIAIERP, from the coding sequence ATGTCAGAAGTCGTGATCATCGGCGCCGCCAGAACCCCCATGGGCGGGTTTCAGGGCGTGTTTTCGGGGGTAACCGCGGCTGAGCTGGGCGGCGTGGCGATTGCGGCCGCGCTGGAAAGCGCCGGCACCCCGCCGGACCGTGTGGAAGAATTGCTGATGGGCTGCGTGCTGCCCGCCGGACAGGGTCAGGCCCCCGCGCGGCAGGCGGGCTTCAAGGCCGGTCTGGGTGAGGACGTACCGGCAACCACGCTGAACAAGATGTGCGGCTCGGGCATGAAGGCGGTGATGGTGGCGCATGACCAGATCGCGTTGGGCCAGACCGGTATCATGGTCGCTGGCGGCATGGAGAGCATGACGGAATCGCCCTACCTTTTGCCCAAGATGCGCGCTGGCGCGCGGCTGGGGCATGGTCAGGTTATCGACCATATGTTCCTGGACGGACTGGAAGACGCCTATGACAAGGGCCGTCTGATGGGCACCTTCGCCGAGGATTGCGCCGACACGTATCATTTCTCGCGCGAGGCGCAGGATGATTACGCGCTGGGCTCGCTGACCAATGCGTTGTCGGCCCAAGCCAATGGTGCCTTTGACGGGGAAATCGCCGCCGTGACCATCCACACCCGCAAAGGTGAGGTGACGATCACCCAGGACGAGCAGCCCGGAAAGGCGCAGCCGGCAAAGATCCCGACCCTGAAACCGGCCTTTCGCAAGGACGGCACGGTCACGGCGGCCAATTCATCGTCGATCTCGGATGGCGCGGCGGCGCTGGTGCTGGCCTCACGCGATGCCGCAGAGACCCACGGTGCGCCGATCCGCGCCATCCTTCGCGGCCACGCCAGCCATGCGCAGGCCCCGGCATGGTTCAGCACCGCCCCTGTTCCGGCGGCGCGCAAGCTGCTGGATCAGCTGGGCTGGAGCGTTGCGGATGTTGACCTGTGGGAGGTGAATGAGGCCTTCGCCGTCGTTCCCATGGCCTTCATGCAAGAGCTGGGGATCGACCGCGACATCATCAACGTGAATGGCGGCGCGTGTGCGCTGGGGCATCCCATCGGTGCCTCGGGCGCGCGGATCATCGTCACGCTGTTGCACGCGCTGGAAAACCGGGGGCTGAAGCGTGGAATCGCGGCCATCTGCATCGGCGGCGGCGAAGGAACAGCCATCGCGATCGAGCGCCCCTGA
- the leuB gene encoding 3-isopropylmalate dehydrogenase, giving the protein MANPSLLILAGDGIGPEVMAEVKKIIAWMGDKRGVTFDVSEDLVGGCAYDVHGTPLADATMEKAQAVDAVLLGAVGGPQYDELPFAVKPERGLLRLRKEMDLFANLRPAQCFDALADFSSLKKDVVAGLDIMIVRELTSGVYFGEPRGIFTEGNERVGINTQRYTESEIARVARSAFELARKRGNKVCSMEKANVMESGVLWRQVVTEIHDKEYPDVALSHMYADNGAMQLVRNPKQFDVIVTDNLFGDLLSDAAAMLTGSLGMLPSASLGAPMANGRPKALYEPVHGSAPDIAGQAKANPIACILSFAMALRYSFDMGDEAARVEAAVEKVLADGVRTGDLMGPEGGTPVTTSEMGAAIIAAMDASL; this is encoded by the coding sequence GTGGCCAATCCTTCCCTCCTCATCCTCGCCGGCGACGGCATCGGTCCCGAAGTCATGGCCGAGGTGAAGAAGATCATCGCCTGGATGGGCGACAAGCGCGGCGTCACCTTTGACGTCAGCGAGGATCTCGTCGGGGGCTGCGCCTATGACGTGCACGGCACGCCGCTGGCCGATGCCACGATGGAAAAGGCCCAAGCGGTCGACGCCGTTCTGCTGGGTGCTGTCGGTGGCCCGCAGTATGACGAGCTGCCCTTTGCGGTGAAGCCCGAGCGCGGGCTGCTGCGTCTGCGCAAGGAAATGGACCTGTTCGCCAACCTGCGCCCGGCGCAGTGCTTTGACGCGCTGGCCGATTTCAGCAGCCTGAAGAAAGACGTCGTTGCCGGTCTGGACATCATGATCGTGCGCGAACTGACCTCGGGTGTCTATTTCGGCGAACCGCGCGGCATCTTCACCGAAGGCAACGAGCGCGTCGGCATCAACACCCAACGCTACACCGAATCTGAGATCGCCCGCGTGGCGCGTTCGGCGTTCGAACTGGCCCGCAAGCGTGGCAACAAGGTCTGCTCGATGGAGAAGGCCAACGTGATGGAATCCGGCGTGTTGTGGCGTCAGGTCGTGACCGAGATCCACGACAAGGAATACCCCGACGTCGCGCTGTCGCACATGTATGCCGACAACGGCGCCATGCAGCTGGTGCGCAATCCCAAGCAGTTCGACGTCATCGTCACCGACAACCTGTTCGGCGATCTGCTGTCTGACGCGGCGGCGATGCTGACCGGCAGCCTTGGCATGCTGCCTTCGGCCAGCCTGGGCGCACCGATGGCCAATGGCCGCCCGAAAGCACTGTACGAGCCGGTGCACGGCTCGGCTCCCGACATCGCCGGTCAGGCCAAGGCGAACCCGATCGCCTGTATCCTCAGCTTTGCCATGGCGCTGCGCTATTCCTTCGACATGGGCGACGAAGCCGCCCGCGTCGAAGCGGCGGTCGAGAAGGTTCTGGCCGACGGCGTGCGCACCGGCGACCTGATGGGGCCTGAGGGCGGCACCCCGGTGACCACCTCGGAAATGGGCGCAGCGATCATCGCGGCGATGGACGCCAGCCTCTGA
- a CDS encoding YybH family protein: MPERGFRPQEPSHAICQTLFDPCPGPDRACRLGAAVASFANVQDAVDAMVAAVAARDAYAIAGLYAEDAIVLSPNREATAGRTAIRDGWVRSFAAGYSALRVGRVRTERGTDRAASVFVWEATIAPQGSAAQTLRGRSILYLKQVEGGWLISADMWQQAPA; encoded by the coding sequence GTGCCAGAGAGGGGCTTTAGACCACAGGAGCCTTCTCATGCGATTTGCCAAACCCTTTTTGATCCTTGTCCTGGTCCTGACCGCGCCTGCCGCCTGGGCGCAGCAGTCGCGTCCTTTGCCAATGTGCAGGACGCCGTCGACGCCATGGTCGCCGCGGTCGCGGCACGTGACGCCTATGCGATTGCCGGGCTCTATGCCGAAGACGCCATCGTTCTCAGCCCCAACCGCGAGGCCACGGCCGGGCGCACCGCGATCCGTGACGGCTGGGTCCGCAGCTTTGCCGCCGGGTATTCCGCCCTGCGCGTGGGCCGCGTGCGGACCGAGCGTGGCACGGACCGGGCCGCCAGCGTGTTCGTCTGGGAGGCCACGATTGCCCCGCAGGGCAGCGCCGCGCAGACGTTGCGGGGGCGCAGCATCCTGTATCTCAAGCAGGTCGAGGGCGGCTGGCTGATTTCGGCCGATATGTGGCAGCAAGCACCCGCTTGA